The Homalodisca vitripennis isolate AUS2020 unplaced genomic scaffold, UT_GWSS_2.1 ScUCBcl_4476;HRSCAF=10660, whole genome shotgun sequence genome includes the window CTTTATAACAACTTCAGTCACTTGGCAAACCTCACACATTGTGCAAGCTGCAATACTCCTAGTTAAAAACTAGTAGGATAATGTAGGCTAATTAGACCATAGAATTTATAGCATGGATACTTAACTCTAACCAGACATTAATGATGTGTCCATAATTCACAAAAATTATAgagacaatatttatatttacactgacaGTTAGTGTGTGAAATTGTcacagtaaaatgtttaaaaaaaacccaaacacaCGATGGCATCATAATCTTCTACTTTTTGTGTTTGTATATCTCGGTTACATAAACCATCATAGCCAATCGAGATACTCATATGACAATAAACATGCCTAGCCAAATGGATTATGAACAATAACCTTTCTTtggtatttaatacaaaatatagcaAACAGTGCATTTCAGCCAATTGCCAACATGggatattcaaataatttatgatttaaatttctgTAATCAGTTACTAAAAGTGATTACGATGAAGGTCTATGGGGACTTACCATGTTTGTTGCACTAAACgctgatatttatttttctataacaaaatactctcaaatagctttattttactatttagattttcaaaatattcaaaattcaaacaaaccaGCAGCTAACACCCAACATTTTTTTTACCTGTATGTTATGTTTGAGAGActcatttacaataaattgaattactaCCATCCTAAATGGCCTGCCAGCATCACTCCAAAACAACCTAGTTTCAgatctaataattataattgcagTGACTAACAACAATATCTTTGGAACAGACTATGTACAATACATATGTGATACATATATGCATAACGTACAGGTATATATAGATAGGTAcacatataaagtaaaatatcactTCACGTCAGTAAAAGCAAAAACAACtcttaacttttatataaactcTTATTTACATTAATCGACACCTTATGACGTAGACCTCAACTCACCCAGCTCCAGTAAGCCGAGCGCCAAGAGCACCAGCCGCGGTGGCCACACTGACCAGCCTATCCAACTGTGGGTGGCTGCACTGGTACAGGTCACGCAGACTGCTGTGAGACTGCGACATGAGTTGTCCAAGGAAGGTCAGCGTCCCATCTCCACCACAACTGGCTGGTAAACTGGGCCACCCTCTCTGCCTCTACaccaaacaaaacacaaaatcttGGGtccaacttaaaaatgttaaatgtaaaccTCCGTCAAGTTACACATTGTTTGAAAGgtctttataaaaagaaataaaacagtgaaataaaGAAGTGGCTATCTTAAGCCAATAAAAAAATGCAGAatagttcaaattttttaatattttttaatcggAAAAGTAACAAATCAGAATCGAATGAAGTATTCATTGCTTAATTGCGAGCAAACCCACAATGACATTCCTAGCAAGCTTTGATAAGCCTTGACAAAAAAAGTCTCTAGTCCTATCAGTTTGACTCAAGTGAATGTGCATTAGTTTGACGATGATGTTCACAAAGTTTAGAAGTgattaatcatttatttaacttaactagTTGTCCAGTAAAGAGCTCAGTGAACATGaatgtataactattttaacGATACATGATTATAAAGATCGGATTAGATCTTATAATGGGGTGAGAACATACTCAATTACTCCTTTCCAAATCAGAACCCTATTCCAAAGCTCAGGAGTGCAAAAGACCATAAAAATTTTGAAGAGACAAGGAATTTCCCAGAACCAGAAAACCACAAGTCCACTACTAGCAATGTAATGTCTATAGATGTTTTCCAATGTGTTGTAGAGAATCCAAATGTCTCgttgtttc containing:
- the LOC124372948 gene encoding N-acetylgalactosamine kinase-like, coding for RQRGWPSLPASCGGDGTLTFLGQLMSQSHSSLRDLYQCSHPQLDRLVSVATAAGALGARLTGAGWGGCIVALTTEDNADKFIATVKEQFYANNPDAVGQNIKNLIFATQPGQGVQIYSPHADFIVN